From the genome of Candidatus Hydrogenedentota bacterium:
GAGCACAGTCCTCGACGACGGTCAATCCATGTTCCCCGGCAAAGGCCATGATTGGATCCATATCGCAGGGGTGCCCGTAGAGGTGCACCGGAACGATGGCGCGGGTCCGCTTGCTGAGCACGGCCGCCAGCTTCTCCGGATCAAGGGTGAGCGTTTCCGGGTGGGCATCGACCAGCACAGGCGTCGCGCCGCTTGCCCCGATGCCGGCGATGGTGGGCACGCAGGTATTGGCCACCGTAATGACTTCATCGCCATGACCCACACCGACCGCACGCAGGGCCAGATGAATGGCCTCGGTACCAGAGCCGACACCGACGGCGTATCGCGTCCCCACCCAGGCGGCGAATTCCGTCTCAAATCCGGCGCATTCTTCGCCCAGCACATACCACGAGCGATTCAACACCCGGTCGATGGCTTCGCGCACCTCCGCTTCAATCGCGCGAAACTGGGATTGAAGCTCCACAAAGGGGACCACGTTCAGCCGTCCTTTCCCAGAAGCACCATCCGCACCCAGAGTCCGGTCAGATTGCGCGCGACACGGAAGATCCGGGAAAAATTGAAGAACTGTGACTTGCCGTGGTGCCGGTCGTAGTGATGGACGGGCACCTCCGTCACGCGGCAGCCCGCCCGCTGGATCTTGGTCATCATTTCGGCGCAGATCACGCCACTGTCGCTCTTGAGCTCCACCTTGTCGAAGACGCTGCGCCGGATTAACCGAAAATCACAATCCACATCACGAATCTTGAGTCCGAAAGCCGTTTTGACGAGGTGGTGATAGATCCGGCCGATGATGATGCGGTGGAGCGGGTCGTGGCGGGTGATTTTGTAGCCCTGGACCACATCGATATCGTCCGAAATCTTCTCCACCAGCCGATCCAGCTCGCGCACGTCGTACTGGGCATCGCCGTCGGTGTAGAAGATCCACTCCTTCGTGGCGGAGGCGAAGCCGCTGCGGAGCGCACCGCCGTAGCCCCGGTTTGCTTCGTGGCGCTTGACGCGCACTTGGGGAAAGTGCCGCTCGATCTCTTCCAGCAGGTCCAGTGTGTGATCGCCACTGCCGTCATCGATAAGGGTGATGTCATAGTCCAGACCGAGACGCTCCGCCGTGCGGATAGTCAGCATGACCATGCTGCCCATGGTGCCCCAGTCGTTGTAACAAGGATAGAAAATAGAGACGCTTGCCATGTTCACTCCGTCGTTTTCGGAGTAGACAGTAGCACAAAATTACCCGCGGGTTGCACCCCGCAGTCTGGGGGCAGGGTCGCACGAAGCGATGGCGTGTCCCGCGTGATTACCGTGTCGAATTGGCCCAGCAACGCCAGGGGATCCCGCCCCGTCTCGACCACGCGGTCGCCGAAGAAGTTGAGAAGCCCCGGCAAGCGATCCACGTCGGTTCCGATGCGGGTAGTTGGCGGCAGCGCCATCACCGCGTCGATCAGCGCATGCTCGGGCACCATTTCCTGATTGGAAGTAATTTCCCTCGTCTGAAAGAGGGTCCACTCCATTCCCGGCCACGCCAGCATGACCACCACGCCCAGGGCGATCGCGCGTTTCACACGGGGCCGCGCGGGAGTCACCATCCGCCCCAGCGCATGGACCAGCCACGGGGCCGCGAAGATGACCAGAATGGCGTAAGCATTCCACAAATAGCGATGAAGATGGCCGGGCGTAAAGAAGAACCACCAGTAGAGCAGGAAGATCGCATAGAGGTAGAGCGCGATTGCGGGCGGATCATGACGGTGACGAAAGAGCACCGGTACGCTGGCCATCAGCAACCCAAGCCACGCGAGATGGGCCATGGGATGGGGCAGGACGGCGTGCTCGATGGCCCCAAAGAAACTTGAAACGCCAAAGAGCAGGTAGTGCTGGTAGATGGCGAGCACACCGCCGGTTTCGGCAACGCCGTTGCCGTGAAGCCTCTGAAACACGGTCCAGCAGCCCAGCACCAGCACGCCGCCGATCACGGGAAACACCACCTGCCGCCAGCCAATCCGTCGATGGGTCACCCGGTCATAAACCCAGGCCCCGAGGAAACTGAAGGCGACCAGAATGATGATGGTCTTGGCCAGAATCGCGCAGCCGACGAGCGCCCCGGCAAGTAGGCCCCAGGTGGACGACGATTTCGAAGCGGCTCCCCCAAGCTCACAGGTCCCCCCCGCTTGCGGGGGGGTAGAGTGGGTACACACCGTAGGAAGACTCGCACCACCAAAGTCAGATTCGGAGTTTACCCCCCCTGCCCCCCCGCAAGGGGGGGGGACCAAGACGCCAAGTCCCGACTCCGAATTCTGCGCCGCACACCCAATTGCGAAACCCTCCATTCGATCCGTCGCCCCCCTCCCACTTTGCAACGCCCTTCGCCACGCCAGCAAACCCAGCAACAGAAAGAAGTACGCCGGCACTTCCCCGTAGAGCGTGCGCCCGAGATAGATCGAAGAATAGGTCCCCAACAGGAGCACCACGGATGCCAAGGCCGCTCTCGTTCCGAAGAGTCCCCGGGTGAAGCCCCAGGTCGCGAGACACAGCCCGGCGAAGAATGCCACCATGACGCCCCGGGCGACGGCCAGGCTC
Proteins encoded in this window:
- a CDS encoding glycosyltransferase family 2 protein; translated protein: MASVSIFYPCYNDWGTMGSMVMLTIRTAERLGLDYDITLIDDGSGDHTLDLLEEIERHFPQVRVKRHEANRGYGGALRSGFASATKEWIFYTDGDAQYDVRELDRLVEKISDDIDVVQGYKITRHDPLHRIIIGRIYHHLVKTAFGLKIRDVDCDFRLIRRSVFDKVELKSDSGVICAEMMTKIQRAGCRVTEVPVHHYDRHHGKSQFFNFSRIFRVARNLTGLWVRMVLLGKDG